The following coding sequences lie in one Opisthocomus hoazin isolate bOpiHoa1 chromosome 7, bOpiHoa1.hap1, whole genome shotgun sequence genomic window:
- the ZNF408 gene encoding zinc finger protein 408 gives MTRRRQLSSSKVSVLEISKDTLERTNRLLLVLHYEESKAFKDDLRRLNAFVWKDDIHSKAISFSRMEEGKDVLHLPSLELDDETVTWMSVCSSARTNRVPALCCSPNAKHAAEAAAPQADLHCANEPPDREARRKPSLSLPPTRRPAARLRTSPPRHRPARAGGQEPDRLCPPHRHRPPRDRRRRLAELPGPRHRNGVSSEQPSSPSQRAPRCGPPLRPLGTHPRPPPGRSLRAQRSLPLPRREAAPGPLGTTAGRPRPPLPGSPRPAPPPPSSDRNSAAAEPSLPPPSCRAGPRRRASSPRPAPGPAGPSAALPDAARRRGNAAPPRPPPHAVRARPPPARSVPPAQSGPAPAGPVPRSRPALRSLPTGPWGARACGARAGGGDPDVTKVVANEATVLDVPAEVSGPPAKRSHRLQEEESTASEHEPWQAKVPRSGSQQLETGSTAEANGGCEEELDKGVDPRSAAEKAEMGHKEACPGDLDLLSPSSRVRLGARLVGKPCEVHALASQVQKCLQDCGGRAAGQESQQPSPSEGQSSETCEKESKAAKDSKPASPEHGRKGPPEGQEDCTALVEGHSGSPGPPPKALSQKETVKRRYHCGECGKAFLQLCHLKKHRFVHAGHKPFLCTECGKSYSSEESFKAHVLAHQGVWPFQCTQCDKAYRTKRDLQEHQVLHTGQRPFSCEQCGKAFARRPSLRVHRKIHLAAGTGPAGPEGCQCAICGRHLANPGSLCNHMRLHTGERPYACPYCGKDFRQQSNLREHLRLHTGEKPYKCRFCSDAFPKLPELRRHLISHTGEAHLCTVCGKALRDPHTLHAHERLHTGERPFRCERCGRSYTLATKLRRHQKSHLADKPYRCELCGMGYALPQSLARHALAHKAAKDPKELATAVASLAADPPQAARERPQKKGHQEGAAAEPTLLMVEVPGLANEAKLLMAAGSHCTATYQSQGSPPDPGAHRRPAGHLPSAKDIIKITISEGEDKCIVVQDEGSPSDVVIIQEGVGFGAVAEVVEVETGT, from the exons ATGACCCGTAGGAGACAGCTGTCCTCCTCTAAAGTCAGCGTCCTGGAAATCAGCAAGGATACACTAGAAAGGACAA ACAGACTTCTGCTTGTTTTGCATTACGAGGAGAGCAAAGCGTTCAAAGATGACCTGAGAAGGCTCAACGCCTTTGTGTGGAAAGATGATATTCACAGTAAAGCTATTTCCTTTAGCAGAATGGAGGAGGGCAAGGATGTTCTGCATCTTCCATCCCTAGAGCTTGATGATGAAACAGTTACTTGGAT GAGCGTCTGTTCTTCCGCACGCACCAACCGAGTCCCCGCGCTTTGCTGTAGTCCTAACGCCAAGCACGCTGCGGAAGCAGCTGCTCCGCAAGCCGACCTTCACTGCGCGAACGAACCCCCGGACCGAGAGGCGCGGAGAAAGCCCAGCCTGAGTCTTCCCCCCACCCGGAGACCGGCGGCACGGCTGCGAACatccccgccccggcaccggcctGCCCGAGCGGGGGGTCAGGAGCCAGACCGGCTGTGCCCGCCGCACCGCCACCGGCCCCCTCGGGACAGGCGCCGTCGCTTGGCGGAACTCCCTGGCCCCCGTCACCGCAACGGCGTTTCCAGCGAGcagccctcctcccccagccagcGGGCCCCCCGCTGCGGGCCGCCTCTGCGCCCCCTGGGAACCCACCCCAGGCCTCCTCCCGGCCGGTCCCTGCGGGCTCAGAGGTCTCTGCCGCTTCCACGGCGAGAAGCGGCCCCCGGGCCCCTCGGCACAACGGCGGGGCgcccgcggccgccgctgccgggctccccccgccccgctcctccacCGCCGAGCAGCGACCGAAACTCCGCGGCCGCCGAGCCCTCGCTGCCCCCGCCCAGCTGCCGGgcgggcccccgccgccgggcgtCTTCCCCGCGGCCCGCCCcaggccccgccggcccctcggCCGCGCTCCCCGA CGCGGCGCGTCGCCGGGGGaacgccgccccgccccgcccgccgccgcacgCCGTCCgggcgcgcccgccgcccgctcgcaGCGTTCCGCCGGCACAGAGCGGCCCGGCGCCGGCGGGCCCGGTCCCGAGGAGCCGCCCGGCGCTGCGGAGCCTGCCGACGGGGCCGTGGGGGGCACGGGCGTGCGGTGCACGGGCCGGAGGAG GGGATCCCGATGTCACCAAGGTGGTAGCTAATGAAGCCACAGTCCTGGATGTCCCCGCTGAGGTTAGCGGGCCACCCGCCAAAcgttcccacaggctgcaggaagAGGAAAGCACAGCTTCCGAACACGAGCCATGGCAAGCCAAGGTGCCGAGGAGTGGGAGTCAGCAGCTCGAGACCGGCTCAACCGCTGAGGCTAACGGTGGGTGCGAGGAAGAACTGGACAAGGGCGTGGATCCCAGatctgcagcagaaaaagcagagatgGGGCATAAAGAGGCGTGTCCAGGAGACCTGGATCTGCTGTCGCCCTCAAGCAGGGTTCGACTCGGTGCTCGCTTGGTTGGAAAGCCTTGTGAGGTGCATGCTCTGGCCAGCCAGGTCCAGAAGTGCCTGCAGGACTGCGgtggcagggcagctgggcaggaaTCCCAGCAGCCCAGTCCTTCTGAAGGACAGAGTTCAGAAACTTGTGAGAAAGAGAGCAAAGCTGCCAAAGACTCCAAACCGGCATCCCCAGAGCATGGGAGAAAGGGCCCGCCTGAGGGGCAGGAGGACTGCACGGCGCTGGTGGAGGGTCATTCTGGCAGTCCAGGCCCCCCACCAAAAGCTCTGTCCCAGAAGGAGACGGTGAAGCGCAGGTACCACTGCGGGGAGTGTGGCAAAGCcttcctgcagctctgccaccTGAAGAAGCACCGCTTTGTCCATGCCGGCCACAAGCCCTTCCTGTGCACAGAGTGTGGCAAGAGCTATAGTTCAGAGGAGAGCTTCAAGGCCCACGTGTTGGCCCACCAGGGCGTGTGGCCTTTCCAGTGCACCCAGTGCGACAAGGCGTACCGCACCAAGCGAGACTTGCAGGAGCACCAGGTCCTGCACACCGGCCAGCGCCCCTTCTCCTGCGAGCAGTGTGGCAAGGCCTTTGCACGCCGGCCCTCCCTCCGCGTTCACAGGAAGATCCACCTGGCTGCCGGGACTGGCCCAGCTGGTCCCGAGGGATGCCAGTGTGCCATATGTGGACGTCACCTGGCCAACCCTGGCTCCTTGTGCAACCACATGCGCCTGCACACGGGGGAGCGACCGTACGCCTGTCCCTACTGCGGCAAGGACTTCCGACAGCAGAGCAACCTGCGCGAGCACCTCCGCCTGCACACGggcgagaagccctacaagtgccGCTTCTGCAGCGACGCCTTCCCCAAGCTGCCAGAGCTGCGGCGACATCTCATCTCCCACACGGGCGAGGCCCACCTGTGCACCGTCTGCGGCAAGGCGCTGCGGGACCCCCACACGCTGCATGCCCACGAGCGCTTGCACACAGGCGAGCGCCCTTTCCGCTGCGAGCGGTGCGGCAGGTCCTACACCCTGGCCACCAAGCTGCGGCGCCACCAGAAGTCCCACCTGGCTGACAAGCCCTACAGATGCGAGCTCTGTGGCATGGGCTACGCCCTTCCCCAGAGCCTCGCGCGCCACGCGCTCGCCCACAAGGCAGCAAAGGACCCCAAGGAACTCGCCACTGCGGTGGCCTCTCTTGCTGCGGACCCACCCCAGGCAGCAAGGGAGAGGCCTCAGAAGAAGGGCCACCAGGAGGGGGCTGCGGCAGAACCCACCTTGCTCATGGTGGAGGTGCCGGGGCTGGCAAACGAGGCCAAGCTCCTGATGGCAGCTGGCAGTCACTGCACTGCTACTTACCAGTCTCAAGGCAGTCCCCCAGATCCTGGGGCACACAGGAGGCCCGCTGGGCATCTGCCATCAGCAAAGGACATCATCAAAATCACCATCTCCGAGGGTGAGGACAAGTGCATTGTAGTGCAGGACGAGGGCTCACCAAGTGATGTGGTCATCATCCAGGAGGGGGTGGGCTTCGGAGCAGTGGCAGAAGTGGTGGAGGTTGAGACTGGGACCTGA